From Streptomyces qinzhouensis, one genomic window encodes:
- a CDS encoding site-specific integrase produces the protein MSTKTQQGGTVTRRCSCRNPGTGKNWGSSCPKLSNRRHGTWSVRHELVNRPDGTRREYRRSGFASSTDATKELGKVRALLALPDADDLEELLAISDMLEACAAGKDALPDYDATRERLQAGQPLNARTLVAEWLDEWLGGKKSLRIGGYKRYEVDIRVHLKPHLGEVRLDKLAVRDLNRMFDAINERNIEIQEQNAQRRAALGELDEIPWKGRENRARRKALKAAIAAMPPFRRVTSVNTQHHIRDTLRAALNVAIGQRILPSGYNAAEHVELLPGSKPKALLWTDERIAEWKRTGVRPSPVMVWTPEQLGTFLDHILGHRLEAMWRLLAFRGVRRGEGCAPRWTDFSAKNRSLTIATQLVQDGWDVHEGLPKTNSGVRVVALDTETVESVEARRLIQEAEKATWGTAWQDTGRIFTEEDGSLLHPGKISDLFDRLVAEAGLPPIRLHDLRHGAATLMLAADVDIKVVSETLGHSDTRITRDIYQSVLDDLAREAAEAVVKLVPRAPQAIRSVIAQRAARTVSPIGSAPDCTCACSCGAAQGALSA, from the coding sequence TTGAGCACCAAGACCCAGCAGGGCGGTACGGTCACCCGGCGCTGCTCCTGCCGGAACCCCGGGACGGGGAAGAACTGGGGCAGCTCCTGCCCGAAGCTGTCCAACCGGCGCCACGGAACCTGGTCGGTCCGGCACGAGCTGGTCAACCGGCCCGACGGGACCCGCCGGGAGTACCGGCGCTCCGGCTTCGCGTCCTCGACCGACGCCACCAAGGAGCTGGGCAAGGTCCGGGCCCTGCTCGCCCTCCCCGACGCGGACGACCTCGAAGAGCTGCTCGCCATCAGCGACATGCTGGAGGCATGCGCGGCGGGCAAGGACGCCCTCCCGGACTACGATGCGACCCGGGAGCGGCTGCAGGCCGGGCAGCCCCTCAACGCCCGCACCCTCGTCGCCGAGTGGCTCGATGAGTGGCTCGGCGGCAAGAAGAGCCTGCGCATCGGCGGCTACAAGCGGTACGAGGTCGATATCCGCGTCCACCTCAAGCCGCACCTGGGCGAGGTGCGGCTCGACAAGCTCGCGGTCCGGGACCTGAACCGGATGTTCGACGCGATCAACGAGCGCAACATCGAGATCCAGGAGCAGAACGCCCAGCGCCGGGCCGCCCTCGGCGAGCTGGACGAGATTCCTTGGAAGGGGCGCGAGAACCGTGCCCGGCGCAAGGCGCTGAAGGCCGCCATCGCGGCGATGCCGCCGTTCCGCCGGGTTACCAGCGTCAACACCCAGCACCACATCCGCGACACCCTGCGGGCCGCGCTCAACGTCGCCATCGGCCAGCGCATCCTCCCCTCCGGCTACAACGCGGCCGAGCACGTCGAGCTGCTGCCCGGCAGCAAGCCCAAGGCCCTGCTCTGGACAGACGAGCGGATCGCCGAGTGGAAGCGCACCGGCGTGCGCCCCTCCCCGGTCATGGTCTGGACCCCGGAACAGCTCGGGACCTTCCTCGACCACATCCTGGGCCACCGCCTGGAGGCGATGTGGCGGCTGCTGGCCTTCCGGGGCGTCCGGCGCGGTGAGGGCTGCGCCCCGCGCTGGACGGACTTCTCGGCGAAGAATCGTTCCCTCACGATCGCCACCCAGCTCGTCCAGGACGGCTGGGACGTCCACGAGGGGCTGCCGAAGACCAACAGCGGCGTCCGGGTCGTCGCCCTCGACACGGAGACCGTCGAGAGCGTCGAGGCCCGACGGCTGATCCAGGAGGCCGAGAAGGCCACGTGGGGCACGGCCTGGCAGGACACCGGCCGCATCTTCACCGAAGAGGACGGCTCCCTGCTCCACCCGGGGAAAATCTCGGACCTCTTCGACCGCCTCGTCGCCGAGGCCGGCCTCCCGCCCATCCGTCTGCACGACCTCCGTCACGGTGCCGCGACCCTGATGCTCGCCGCCGACGTCGACATCAAGGTCGTCTCCGAAACCCTCGGCCACTCCGACACCCGCATCACGCGGGACATCTACCAGTCCGTCCTCGACGACCTCGCCCGCGAAGCCGCCGAGGCCGTGGTCAAGCTCGTCCCCCGGGCCCCGCAAGCGATCCGCTCCGTGATCGCCCAGCGCGCGGCCCGGACGGTGAGCCCCATCGGGAGTGCGCCCGACTGCACTTGCGCCTGCTCCTGCGGCGCTGCTCAGGGTGCCTTGTCGGCGTAG
- the topA gene encoding type I DNA topoisomerase, with the protein MSPTSETAQGGRRLVIVESPAKAKTIKGYLGPGYVVEASVGHIRDLPNGAAEVPEKYTGEVRRLGVDVEHDFQPVYVVNADKKAQVRKLKEQLAQSDELYLATDEDREGEAIAWHLLEVLKPKVPVHRMVFHEITKDAIREAVANPRELNQRMVDAQETRRILDRLYGYEVSPVLWKKVMPKLSAGRVQSVATRLVVERERERRAFRSAEYWDLTGTFATGRAGDPSDPSVLSARLAAVDGRRVAQGRDFGPDGQLKGASTAQVLHLDEGAARGLAAALESAAFSVRSVESKPYRRSPYAPFRTTTLQQEASRKLGFGAKATMQVAQKLYENGFITYMRTDSTTLSETAVAAARAQVTQLYGADYLPDRPRTYAGKVKNAQEAHEAIRPSGDRFRTPAETGLSGDQFRLYELIWKRTVASQMKDAVGNSVTVRIAGTASDGRDAEFTASGKTITFHGFMKAYVEGADDPNAELDDRERRLPQVGEGDALRADEITADGHATKPPARYTEASLVKELEEREIGRPSTYASIIGTILDRGYVFKKGTALVPSFLSFAVVNLLEKHFGRLVDYDFTAKMEDDLDCIARGEAQAVPWLKRFYFGEGAAPKGSAADAGNGDGDHLGGLKALVTDLGAIDAREISSFPVGDGIVLRVGRYGPYIERGEKDTEGHQRADVPDDLAPDELTVEYAEELLAKPSGDFALGKDPVTGHEIVAKDGRYGPYVTEILPEGTPKTGKNAVKPRTASLFKSMSIDTVTLDEALKLMSLPRVVGADAEGVEITAQNGRYGPYLKKGTDSRSLENEDQLFSITLEQALAIYAQPKQRGRAAAKPPLKELGTDPVSERPVVVKDGRFGPYVTDGETNATLRTGDSVEEITPERGYELLAEKRAKGPAKKTAKKAVKKAPAKKTAAKKTATATATKTAAKTAAKKTTAKKTAAKKTTTAAAAKKTATARATAASKASAEE; encoded by the coding sequence TTGTCCCCGACCAGCGAGACCGCACAGGGCGGCCGCCGACTCGTGATCGTCGAGTCGCCTGCCAAGGCGAAGACGATCAAGGGCTACCTCGGCCCCGGCTATGTCGTCGAGGCAAGCGTCGGGCACATCCGCGACCTCCCCAACGGCGCCGCCGAAGTGCCGGAGAAGTACACGGGCGAGGTCCGTCGCCTCGGTGTCGATGTCGAGCACGACTTCCAGCCGGTCTATGTCGTCAACGCCGATAAGAAGGCCCAGGTCAGGAAGCTCAAGGAGCAGCTGGCCCAGAGCGACGAGCTCTACCTCGCCACGGATGAGGACCGCGAGGGCGAGGCCATCGCCTGGCACCTCCTCGAAGTGCTCAAGCCCAAGGTCCCGGTCCACCGGATGGTCTTCCACGAGATCACCAAGGACGCGATCCGCGAGGCCGTCGCCAATCCGCGCGAGCTGAACCAGCGGATGGTCGACGCCCAGGAGACCCGCCGCATCCTCGACCGGCTCTACGGCTACGAAGTCTCCCCGGTGCTGTGGAAGAAGGTCATGCCGAAGCTGTCGGCGGGCCGGGTGCAGTCCGTGGCGACCCGGCTCGTCGTCGAACGGGAGCGCGAGCGCAGGGCGTTCCGTTCCGCCGAGTACTGGGATCTGACCGGTACGTTCGCCACCGGCCGCGCCGGTGACCCTTCCGACCCCTCCGTCCTCTCCGCCCGGCTGGCCGCGGTCGACGGCCGCCGTGTCGCCCAGGGCCGTGACTTCGGTCCGGACGGGCAGCTCAAGGGCGCCTCCACCGCGCAGGTGCTGCACCTCGACGAGGGCGCCGCCCGCGGGCTCGCCGCCGCGCTGGAGAGCGCCGCGTTCTCGGTGCGCTCGGTGGAGTCGAAGCCGTACCGCCGCTCCCCGTACGCCCCCTTCCGTACCACCACGCTCCAGCAGGAGGCCTCCCGGAAGCTCGGCTTCGGGGCGAAGGCCACCATGCAGGTCGCCCAGAAGCTGTACGAGAACGGCTTCATCACCTATATGCGTACGGACTCCACGACGCTCTCCGAAACGGCGGTTGCGGCGGCCCGGGCGCAGGTCACCCAGTTGTACGGGGCCGACTATCTGCCCGACCGGCCGCGGACGTACGCGGGCAAGGTGAAGAACGCCCAGGAGGCGCACGAGGCGATCCGTCCTTCGGGTGATCGTTTCCGCACCCCCGCCGAGACCGGTCTCAGCGGCGACCAGTTCCGTCTCTACGAGCTGATCTGGAAGCGGACCGTCGCCTCCCAGATGAAGGACGCGGTCGGCAACTCCGTCACGGTACGGATCGCGGGCACCGCCTCCGACGGCCGGGACGCCGAGTTCACCGCCTCCGGCAAGACGATCACCTTCCACGGCTTCATGAAGGCGTACGTCGAGGGCGCCGACGACCCGAACGCCGAGCTGGACGACCGTGAGCGGCGGCTGCCGCAGGTCGGCGAGGGCGACGCGCTGCGCGCCGACGAGATCACCGCCGACGGCCACGCCACCAAGCCGCCCGCCCGCTACACCGAGGCGTCGCTGGTCAAGGAGCTGGAAGAGCGCGAGATCGGCCGCCCGTCGACGTACGCCTCGATCATCGGGACCATCCTCGACCGCGGGTACGTCTTCAAGAAGGGCACGGCCCTGGTGCCGTCCTTCCTCTCCTTCGCGGTCGTGAATCTGCTGGAGAAGCACTTCGGCCGGCTCGTCGACTACGACTTCACCGCCAAGATGGAGGACGACCTCGACTGCATCGCGCGCGGCGAGGCGCAGGCGGTGCCGTGGCTGAAGCGTTTCTACTTCGGTGAGGGTGCGGCTCCGAAGGGCTCCGCCGCCGATGCCGGAAACGGCGACGGCGACCACCTCGGCGGACTGAAGGCCCTGGTCACCGACCTGGGTGCGATCGACGCCCGGGAGATCTCCAGCTTCCCCGTCGGCGACGGCATCGTCCTCCGCGTCGGCCGCTACGGCCCGTACATCGAGCGCGGTGAGAAGGACACGGAGGGCCACCAGCGCGCCGATGTGCCCGACGATCTGGCGCCCGACGAGCTGACCGTGGAGTACGCGGAGGAGCTGCTCGCCAAGCCGAGTGGCGACTTCGCGCTGGGCAAGGACCCCGTCACGGGCCATGAGATCGTCGCCAAGGACGGCCGCTACGGTCCGTACGTCACCGAGATCCTTCCCGAGGGCACCCCCAAGACCGGCAAGAACGCGGTCAAGCCGCGGACCGCGTCCCTCTTCAAGTCCATGTCCATCGACACGGTCACGCTGGACGAAGCGCTGAAGCTGATGTCGCTGCCGCGGGTCGTCGGCGCGGATGCCGAGGGCGTGGAGATCACCGCGCAGAACGGCCGGTACGGCCCGTATCTGAAGAAGGGCACCGACTCGCGCTCGCTGGAGAACGAGGACCAGCTCTTCTCCATCACGCTGGAGCAGGCGCTGGCGATCTACGCCCAGCCCAAGCAGCGGGGCCGGGCCGCGGCCAAGCCGCCGCTGAAGGAGCTGGGGACGGACCCGGTGAGCGAGCGGCCGGTGGTGGTCAAGGACGGCCGGTTCGGTCCTTACGTCACCGACGGCGAGACGAACGCGACTCTGCGGACCGGGGACAGCGTCGAGGAGATCACGCCGGAGCGCGGCTACGAGCTGCTGGCGGAGAAGCGGGCGAAGGGGCCCGCGAAGAAGACGGCGAAGAAGGCCGTGAAGAAGGCGCCGGCGAAGAAGACGGCCGCCAAGAAGACCGCGACCGCGACGGCGACGAAGACGGCGGCGAAGACGGCGGCGAAGAAGACCACCGCCAAGAAGACGGCCGCGAAGAAGACGACCACGGCCGCCGCCGCGAAGAAGACGGCGACCGCGAGGGCGACGGCGGCGTCGAAGGCGTCCGCGGAGGAGTAG
- the tmk gene encoding dTMP kinase, which yields MTRAEQPDEPKAVASAVSETASDSDGAIPAPGTGPDEALAADSRERALRSLLRVPSLRRLWNAQVAGGVADAVGLLVLVLLTLQAAVSDATFGDGYRGAAFAVAAVLGIRVVTTALFGAVLLGPLTALTAPSGPLDRRWTMIGADGLRLALLIVAPLWIDWTPANATLLLLVTVFVTGAAERLWTVARDGAAPALLPAPPPEGAAVRPLPDHLDALRRLWLRTSFVVIPAGALVLLAAVLVSELLGTGVEWFQLHPAALASYVAAGLFAASASLLWVVELPGGSAPRPRSPLEGLRKPLSPGGAADKGRTGAVTLFVLGCAAVAAAIAAAVAVSVLHAYDLGGGPASYALLVLVLTGGTGLGIRAATAVLPALSRRRLLALALAVTGVALLAMGLVPDTATVLFIAAVAGFSAGVAAATGHALIDQETEEPRRPRMTDHLQAVVRVAIALGALLAPLLAAAIGPHRLAGGDFVFAHGGAAFTLMLAGALLLPVAAVVLAKTDDRAGVPLRRDLGDALRRGADPRQATAPTGFFIAIEGGDGAGKSTQVEALAGWIRAKGHEVVVTREPGATPVGKRLRSILLDVSSAGLTSRAEALLYAADRAEHIGSVVRPALERGAVVISDRYIDSSVAYQGAGRDLSPTEIARISRWATDGLVPHLTVLLDVSPETARERFTEAPDRLESEPLEFHQRVRAGFLTLAAADPGRYVVVDAGQEPEAVTTVVRHRLDRMLPLSAAEIQAREEARKAAEEEARRKAEEEAARKAEEERLERERQEQLAKLRAEEEARRKAEEEAARQREAERQAEEARQRAEEARRLAEEERRKREAEEKARREEQERLRKLAEEQARLRAEAEERRLEKQRLAEEALVRAEAVRRQAEEARLAVEAEAARLTAEAEEAQRRAETTVTTELPVPPVHDTGVGASGVESANEVTVPTPIVRPDDETHEIPQLTPEQVREVRDADETAVLPPVRDVRDAEETAVLPPVRDVEETAVLPPVPGESPADRVPQSIFRKGDEGDDPGGVGPDDRTRELPQVDPETGAPRRRSDWAEETPLDDLPTLADELFGEQDDDRDGRGGGRGGKGGPRRGR from the coding sequence ATGACGCGAGCCGAGCAGCCAGACGAGCCGAAGGCGGTCGCGAGCGCCGTCTCAGAGACTGCCTCAGACTCCGACGGCGCCATCCCCGCCCCCGGCACCGGCCCCGACGAGGCCCTCGCCGCCGACTCCCGTGAGCGCGCCCTGCGCTCCCTGCTCAGAGTCCCCTCGCTGCGACGGCTGTGGAACGCGCAGGTCGCCGGGGGTGTCGCGGACGCGGTCGGGCTGCTCGTCCTCGTCCTCCTCACCCTCCAGGCCGCGGTCTCCGACGCCACCTTCGGCGACGGCTACCGCGGGGCCGCCTTCGCCGTGGCCGCCGTACTCGGCATCCGCGTCGTCACCACGGCCCTCTTCGGCGCCGTCCTGCTCGGCCCGCTGACCGCACTGACCGCGCCGTCGGGCCCGCTCGACCGCCGCTGGACGATGATCGGGGCGGACGGGCTGCGGCTCGCGCTGCTGATCGTCGCCCCGCTGTGGATCGACTGGACGCCCGCCAACGCCACCCTGCTCCTCCTGGTGACCGTCTTCGTCACCGGCGCCGCGGAACGGCTGTGGACGGTCGCCCGCGACGGGGCGGCGCCCGCGCTGCTGCCCGCGCCGCCGCCGGAGGGCGCGGCCGTCCGCCCGCTCCCGGACCATCTCGACGCGCTGCGGCGCCTGTGGCTGCGGACGTCGTTCGTGGTGATCCCGGCGGGCGCCCTGGTGCTGCTGGCCGCCGTGCTCGTGAGCGAGCTGCTGGGCACGGGCGTCGAATGGTTCCAGCTCCACCCGGCGGCCCTCGCCTCCTATGTGGCCGCCGGGCTCTTCGCCGCTTCGGCGTCGCTGCTGTGGGTGGTTGAGCTGCCGGGCGGTTCGGCCCCGCGCCCCCGCTCCCCGCTGGAGGGCCTGCGTAAGCCGCTGTCGCCGGGCGGTGCCGCGGACAAGGGCCGTACCGGCGCCGTGACGCTGTTCGTCCTCGGCTGCGCCGCGGTCGCCGCCGCGATCGCCGCGGCCGTCGCCGTCTCCGTACTGCACGCGTACGACCTCGGCGGCGGGCCCGCCTCGTACGCCCTGCTCGTTCTCGTTCTGACCGGCGGTACAGGGCTGGGCATCCGCGCGGCCACGGCCGTCCTGCCCGCCCTCTCGCGCCGCCGGCTCCTCGCCCTCGCGCTCGCCGTGACCGGTGTCGCGCTGCTGGCCATGGGCCTGGTGCCGGACACGGCGACCGTCCTGTTCATCGCCGCGGTGGCCGGTTTCTCGGCCGGTGTCGCGGCGGCCACCGGACATGCGCTGATCGACCAGGAGACCGAGGAGCCCCGGCGGCCCCGGATGACGGACCACCTCCAGGCCGTGGTCCGGGTCGCGATCGCGCTCGGCGCGCTGCTGGCGCCGCTGCTCGCGGCGGCCATCGGGCCGCACCGGCTCGCGGGCGGCGACTTCGTCTTCGCGCACGGCGGCGCCGCGTTCACGCTGATGCTGGCGGGCGCGCTGCTGCTGCCCGTCGCCGCGGTCGTACTGGCCAAGACCGACGACCGGGCCGGTGTGCCGCTGCGCCGCGATCTCGGGGACGCGCTGCGGCGCGGCGCCGACCCTCGGCAGGCCACCGCCCCGACCGGTTTCTTCATCGCGATCGAAGGCGGCGACGGCGCCGGGAAGTCCACCCAGGTCGAGGCCCTCGCCGGCTGGATCCGGGCCAAGGGCCACGAGGTCGTCGTCACCCGCGAACCGGGTGCCACGCCGGTCGGCAAGCGGCTCCGTTCGATCCTGCTGGACGTCTCGTCGGCCGGGCTGACCAGCCGCGCCGAGGCACTGCTGTACGCGGCCGACCGGGCCGAGCACATCGGCTCGGTGGTCCGCCCGGCGCTGGAGCGCGGCGCCGTGGTGATCTCGGACCGCTATATCGACTCCTCCGTCGCCTACCAGGGCGCCGGGCGGGATCTGTCGCCGACGGAGATCGCGCGGATCTCGCGCTGGGCGACGGACGGACTGGTTCCGCATCTGACCGTTCTGCTGGACGTCTCCCCGGAGACCGCGAGGGAACGGTTCACCGAGGCGCCGGACCGGCTGGAGTCGGAGCCGCTGGAGTTCCACCAGCGGGTACGGGCCGGTTTCCTCACGCTGGCCGCCGCCGACCCGGGGCGGTATGTGGTCGTGGACGCCGGACAGGAGCCGGAGGCGGTCACCACCGTCGTACGGCACCGGCTCGACCGGATGCTCCCCCTGTCCGCCGCCGAGATCCAGGCGCGGGAGGAGGCCCGTAAGGCGGCCGAGGAAGAGGCCCGGCGCAAGGCGGAGGAGGAAGCCGCCCGCAAGGCGGAGGAAGAGCGTCTGGAGCGGGAGCGGCAGGAGCAGTTGGCCAAGCTGCGTGCCGAAGAGGAGGCCCGGCGCAAGGCCGAGGAGGAGGCCGCGCGGCAGCGCGAGGCCGAACGGCAGGCGGAGGAGGCGCGGCAGCGCGCCGAGGAGGCCCGCCGGCTCGCGGAGGAGGAGCGCCGCAAGCGGGAGGCCGAGGAGAAGGCCCGCCGCGAGGAGCAGGAGCGGCTCCGCAAGCTCGCCGAGGAGCAGGCCCGGTTGCGGGCCGAGGCGGAGGAGCGGCGGCTGGAGAAGCAGCGCCTGGCCGAAGAGGCGCTGGTGCGGGCCGAGGCAGTGCGCCGGCAGGCGGAGGAGGCCAGGCTGGCCGTCGAGGCGGAGGCCGCGCGGCTGACGGCGGAGGCCGAGGAGGCTCAGCGCCGGGCCGAGACGACGGTGACGACGGAGCTTCCGGTACCGCCCGTACATGACACCGGTGTCGGTGCCAGTGGGGTGGAGTCGGCGAACGAGGTGACCGTACCGACGCCGATCGTCCGGCCGGACGATGAGACGCACGAGATTCCGCAGCTCACGCCGGAGCAGGTGCGGGAGGTCCGCGATGCCGACGAGACGGCCGTGCTGCCGCCGGTGCGGGACGTTCGCGATGCGGAGGAGACGGCGGTGCTGCCTCCCGTACGGGACGTGGAGGAGACGGCCGTGCTCCCTCCCGTACCGGGGGAATCGCCTGCCGACCGCGTACCGCAGAGCATCTTCCGCAAGGGGGACGAGGGCGACGATCCGGGTGGTGTCGGCCCCGATGACCGCACCCGGGAGCTGCCGCAGGTCGACCCGGAGACGGGTGCCCCGAGGCGGCGGTCCGACTGGGCGGAGGAGACCCCGCTGGACGATCTGCCGACGCTCGCCGACGAACTGTTCGGGGAGCAGGACGACGACCGGGACGGTCGCGGCGGCGGCCGGGGCGGAAAGGGCGGACCGCGCCGCGGCAGATGA
- a CDS encoding DNA polymerase III subunit delta' produces MTVWDDLVGQDRVREQLETAARDADALVTAEAAGTPPPEASKMTHAWLFTGPPGSGLATAARAFAAALHCVSPDRALGGIPGCGFCDGCHTALVGTHADVEVVRTDVLSIGVKDTRELVRRAQLSPAGGRWQVIVLEDADRLTEGACNVLLKAVEEPAPRTVWLLCAPSQEDVLPTMRSRCRHLTLRTPPVDAVADLLVRRDGIEPETAAAAARATQGHIARARRLATDDGARARRATVLKLPLRVGDVGSALKAAQELIDAAAEDAKQVADEVEAKETEELKTALGAAQGGRMPRGTASAMKELEERQKKRRTRTQRDSLDLALGDLTGFYRDVLALQLGTRIALAHTDVQDAVDRVARESTPEGTLRRMEAVLECREALSANVAPLLAVEAMTMALRAG; encoded by the coding sequence ATGACGGTCTGGGACGACCTGGTCGGTCAGGATCGGGTGCGGGAGCAGCTCGAAACCGCCGCGCGGGACGCCGATGCGCTGGTGACGGCCGAGGCGGCGGGGACGCCGCCGCCGGAGGCGTCCAAAATGACGCATGCCTGGCTGTTCACCGGACCGCCCGGCTCCGGTCTGGCGACCGCGGCGAGAGCCTTCGCGGCGGCGCTGCACTGCGTCAGCCCGGACCGCGCCCTCGGCGGAATTCCCGGCTGCGGCTTCTGCGACGGCTGCCACACCGCGCTGGTCGGGACGCACGCCGATGTGGAGGTCGTCCGGACGGACGTGCTCTCCATCGGCGTCAAGGACACCCGTGAGCTGGTCCGCCGCGCCCAGCTCTCGCCCGCCGGGGGCCGCTGGCAGGTGATCGTTCTGGAGGATGCCGACCGGCTCACCGAGGGCGCGTGCAATGTGCTCCTGAAGGCCGTCGAGGAGCCCGCGCCGCGGACGGTGTGGCTGCTGTGCGCGCCCTCGCAGGAGGATGTGCTGCCGACGATGCGTTCACGCTGCCGCCATCTGACGCTGCGGACACCTCCGGTCGACGCGGTCGCGGATCTGCTCGTACGGCGCGATGGGATCGAGCCGGAGACCGCCGCGGCCGCGGCCCGCGCCACCCAGGGCCATATCGCGCGGGCCCGGCGACTGGCCACGGACGACGGGGCGCGCGCCCGGCGGGCGACGGTTCTGAAGCTGCCGCTGCGAGTGGGTGATGTGGGCAGTGCCCTCAAGGCCGCCCAGGAGCTGATCGACGCTGCGGCGGAGGACGCCAAGCAGGTCGCGGACGAGGTCGAGGCCAAGGAGACCGAGGAGCTGAAGACCGCGCTCGGCGCCGCCCAGGGCGGCCGGATGCCACGCGGTACGGCTTCGGCGATGAAGGAGCTGGAGGAACGGCAGAAGAAGCGCCGCACGCGGACACAGCGCGACAGCCTGGACCTCGCACTCGGCGATTTGACCGGTTTCTACCGTGATGTCCTTGCGCTTCAGCTCGGCACCCGGATCGCCCTGGCCCATACGGACGTTCAGGATGCCGTCGACCGGGTCGCCCGGGAGTCGACCCCGGAGGGGACGCTGCGCCGGATGGAGGCGGTCCTGGAATGCCGGGAGGCCCTGAGCGCGAATGTGGCACCGCTGCTGGCGGTGGAGGCGATGACGATGGCGCTCCGGGCGGGCTGA
- a CDS encoding alpha/beta hydrolase, with translation MRPRRLLRSSALALAATGLLLSGCTGGDSSPSASATPTEGGSGQGARSAPSAELKPYYAQKPAWRKCGTSGFECATLKAPLDYAKPGGDSVDLAVARKKATGPGARLGSLHVNPGGPGGSAVDFLQSYAGIGYPAPVRARYDMVAMDPRGVARSEPVECLDGKGMDAYTQVDQTPDDQLDAARLLTALKGFAAGCEKKSGPVLPHVSTANAARDMDVFRAVLGDAKLSYVGASYGTFLGATYAELFPARTGRLVLDGAMDPSLSARQLNRDQTEGFETAFRSFAGDCVKRKDCPLGRASAADAGSRLKGFFDRLDGEPVATGQSRELTESLATTGVLAAMYDEAAWPQLRIALTDAMAGRGGGLLALADAYYERDADGTYSNLMFANAAVNCLDAPPAFPNERDVQAALPDFEQVSPAFGRNFAWAALSCAYWSTPATGTPHRIEAKGAAPILVVGTTRDPATPYKWSRALASQLSSGRLLTYDGDGHTAYGRGSDCIDTAINTYLLEGTPPQDGKRCR, from the coding sequence ATGCGACCACGCCGTTTGCTCCGCAGTTCCGCTCTCGCGCTGGCGGCCACGGGCCTCCTGCTCTCCGGCTGCACCGGTGGCGACTCCTCGCCCAGCGCCTCGGCGACCCCGACGGAGGGCGGTTCGGGCCAGGGAGCGCGGTCCGCTCCCTCGGCTGAGCTGAAGCCGTACTACGCGCAGAAGCCGGCGTGGCGGAAGTGCGGCACCTCCGGTTTCGAGTGCGCCACGCTCAAGGCGCCGCTCGACTACGCGAAGCCCGGCGGTGACTCCGTCGACCTGGCCGTGGCCCGCAAGAAGGCCACCGGTCCCGGGGCGCGGCTGGGTTCGCTGCACGTCAATCCGGGCGGGCCGGGCGGTTCCGCGGTCGACTTCCTCCAGTCGTACGCGGGCATCGGCTACCCCGCGCCGGTCCGCGCCCGCTACGACATGGTGGCAATGGACCCGCGGGGCGTGGCCCGCAGCGAGCCCGTCGAATGCCTCGACGGCAAGGGCATGGACGCGTACACCCAGGTCGACCAGACCCCGGACGATCAGCTCGACGCGGCCAGGCTGCTCACGGCGCTGAAGGGCTTCGCGGCGGGCTGCGAGAAGAAGTCCGGCCCGGTGCTGCCGCATGTGTCCACCGCGAACGCGGCCCGTGACATGGACGTCTTCCGGGCCGTGCTCGGCGACGCGAAGCTGTCGTACGTCGGTGCCTCGTACGGCACGTTCCTGGGCGCGACATACGCGGAACTGTTCCCCGCGCGAACGGGCCGGCTGGTGCTCGACGGGGCGATGGACCCGTCGCTGTCGGCGCGGCAGCTCAACCGCGACCAGACGGAGGGCTTCGAGACGGCGTTCCGGTCCTTCGCCGGTGACTGCGTCAAACGGAAGGACTGCCCCCTGGGCCGTGCCTCGGCCGCGGACGCCGGGTCCCGTCTCAAGGGGTTCTTCGACCGGCTGGACGGCGAGCCGGTGGCGACGGGCCAGAGCCGGGAGCTCACCGAATCGCTGGCGACGACGGGTGTCCTGGCCGCGATGTACGACGAGGCGGCCTGGCCCCAGCTCCGTATCGCCCTCACCGACGCGATGGCCGGCCGGGGCGGGGGCCTGCTGGCGCTCGCCGACGCCTACTACGAGCGGGACGCGGACGGTACGTACTCGAATCTGATGTTCGCCAACGCGGCCGTGAACTGCCTCGACGCCCCGCCCGCCTTCCCGAACGAGCGCGACGTCCAGGCGGCGCTGCCCGACTTCGAGCAGGTGTCGCCCGCCTTCGGCCGCAACTTCGCCTGGGCGGCCCTGAGCTGCGCGTACTGGTCCACCCCCGCCACCGGCACCCCCCACCGCATCGAGGCGAAGGGCGCGGCCCCGATCCTGGTGGTCGGCACCACCCGCGACCCGGCGACCCCGTACAAATGGTCCCGCGCCCTCGCCTCCCAGCTCTCCTCGGGCCGGCTGCTCACCTACGACGGCGACGGCCACACGGCGTACGGCCGCGGCAGCGACTGCATCGACACCGCGATCAACACCTACCTCCTCGAGGGCACCCCACCCCAGGACGGCAAGCGCTGCCGCTGA